In Bacillota bacterium, one genomic interval encodes:
- a CDS encoding toxin HicA yields the protein MSKWEKLLSKITELSRDVRFAELKRILESYGYEGRKPGSGSSHWTFRKQGKPPVTIPENEPIKLVYVKLVKDIIESEEE from the coding sequence TTGTCAAAATGGGAAAAGCTATTAAGTAAAATAACCGAGCTGTCAAGGGATGTAAGGTTTGCAGAGCTTAAAAGGATCTTGGAAAGTTACGGTTACGAGGGCAGAAAGCCGGGCAGTGGCAGCAGTCATTGGACTTTCAGAAAGCAGGGAAAACCGCCTGTCACCATCCCCGAGAATGAACCCATAAAGCTTGTGTATGTCAAGCTGGTCAAGGATATTATCGAAAGCGAGGAGGAATGA
- a CDS encoding toxin-antitoxin system HicB family antitoxin produces the protein MKNLEYYMGLNYKIEIVKDEREGGYLLSIPELKGCLTCADNLEKGMEMLEDAKKQWLMAALESGYEIPEPNALENYSGQFKLRLPKSLHKELAEKSKQEGISMNQYCLYLLSKNSSFPVENRQ, from the coding sequence GTGAAGAATTTGGAATATTACATGGGCTTGAACTATAAGATTGAAATTGTTAAGGACGAAAGGGAAGGTGGGTATTTGTTGTCGATTCCTGAACTCAAAGGCTGTTTGACCTGTGCCGACAATTTGGAAAAGGGGATGGAAATGCTTGAGGATGCAAAAAAACAGTGGCTGATGGCGGCATTGGAAAGCGGATATGAAATACCGGAGCCTAACGCACTGGAGAATTATTCCGGGCAGTTCAAGCTTCGCCTTCCCAAATCCCTCCACAAAGAATTGGCTGAAAAATCAAAGCAGGAAGGTATCAGCATGAACCAATACTGCCTGTACCTTCTTAGTAAAAACAGCAGTTTTCCTGTTGAAAACAGGCAATAA